The following nucleotide sequence is from uncultured Desulfovibrio sp..
TAAAACCCGCTCCACCAAAGACAAACCCCATCAGACTTTCAAAGATGCAGCGTACGGACTGCCGTGCTTTGTTTGCCTGATGGGGTATATTTATCGGGCTGATCTTGCCCTGACAGACCGAAGCGTTATCGCTGGCCGATCACATCCAGAAATACCAGCGGTGCGTTGCCGCTGCATTTGAGCGCATGGGTATCGCCAGGACGGGCGATGGTGATGTCGCCGCCTTTCACCGGGGTTTCCTTGCCCGCGCTGTCGGTGAACACGCCCTCGCCGGAAACGATAATATAGGCGTCTTCATTGTTTTCATGTTTGTGCATGCCGATGGAAGCGCCCGGTTGCAGGGTCATCCAGCCGATTTCCTTGATGACCATGTCTTTGGAGGCATCATTGCGGGTAAAGCCGAACTGACCGAACAGGGTTCCCTGGCCACCCGCCACCTTATCGCGGTTCCAGGTTTTCAAGGAATCCTTGGGGTAGAGCTGCGGTTCGCCCGCAAGAGCCGTTCCGGCAAACACCAGAGAACACAGCGCTGCGGCAAAAAGCATCTTTTTCATGATCACACTCCCGTTACATGAACACTCGCCATAATACAATATAATACCCTGAAATCACATTGGAACAATGAACGCCGACACACAGGTGGCAATCTGTGGCTGACGGCCTGAACATACGCCCATGCCCCACCCCTCGCAAGTGAATTATTTCCCAATCAAAAGGCCGAAGTCTCGTCTCAACCGGCCTTGCCCCTTGTGGCCTGCGCATGCTTAGTGTATAGGCAAAAGCCTACGCCCTGCCGAATGTGCAAACATTGCGGCACGGTTGCATATTTATGGAGCAAGCCCGCTCCGTACTACAAAAAATTCACGCATGGAGGCTGCGTTCCTGATGCCCTTGCCCTGGGCATACGCAGAACATTATGAGCAATATCATTCTGACCGGGGATCGCCCCACGGGTAAGTTGCACATCGGACACTTCGCCGGATCGCTCAAGCAGCGCGTTTTGCTGCAAAATTCTGGCAAATTTGATGAAATCTACATCATGCTGGCCGATGCCCA
It contains:
- a CDS encoding cupin domain-containing protein, which encodes MKKMLFAAALCSLVFAGTALAGEPQLYPKDSLKTWNRDKVAGGQGTLFGQFGFTRNDASKDMVIKEIGWMTLQPGASIGMHKHENNEDAYIIVSGEGVFTDSAGKETPVKGGDITIARPGDTHALKCSGNAPLVFLDVIGQR